TACGCCACCAACGAAAACTGGCTCTAAACGAGCTACAGGCGTAATTGCGCCAGTACGCCCTACTTGGAATTCGACATCAAGCAGTTGAGTGATTTCTTCTTGCGCAGGAAACTTAAAAGCAATGGCCCATCGCGGCGCTCGTGCTACAAAGCCAAGCTGTTGTTGGTAATCTTTGCGGTTTACTTTGATCACCACGCCATCGATTTCATAAGCGAGACTAGCACGACGTTCAAGAATGTCTTGATAATACGCCATCACTTCTGTGGTGCCTGTCACTAAGCGGGTCTCTGGGCACATTGGAAAGCCCCAATCTTTGAGCTTACTGAGTTGTTCAAAATGCGCATCAGGCAACTCTACCCCCTCTACAACACCGGTTGAATAGGCATAAAACATCAATGGGCGTTTGGCGGTAATTTTAGAATCTAGTTGACGTAGACTACCTGCAGCCGCATTACGCGGGTTCGCAAAGGTTTTTTCACCCTTAGCAAACGCCGTTTCATTTAACTTTTCGAAACCCGCTGTATCCATAAATACTTCACCGCGCACTTCAAGCTCTGCCGGAATATCATCACCACGTAAACGCAGCGGCACATTACGAATGGTTTTAACGTTCTCTGTGATGTTTTCACCGACTTGACCATCACCCCGTGTAGCCGCCTGTACTAGCACGCCATCTTTATATAATATCGATACCGCTAGACCATCGAGTTTTGGCTCACAACAAAAATCCAGTGACTCGCTCACTAACAAGCGCTCTTGAATACGACGATTAAATGCAGTGAACTCTGCTTCATCAAAGGCATTATCAAGAGACAGCATAGGCACTTTATGGGTTACTTGTGAGAACTTACTCAACGCTTCCCCACCGACTTTTTGTGATGGAGAATCAGGTGAAAGTAATTCAGGGTTTGCTTGCTCTAGCGCCATTAATTCACGCATTACCCTATCGTATTCTGCGTCTGGCACGCTTGGGTTATCTAATACGTAATACTGGTAGTTATATTCTTCTAATTGCTGTTTTAATGCATCAATTTGCTTAACAACTGACTCTGACATCTCGACCTCTAAAAACAAAAAGCCACCAAACATCAGTTTGGTGGCCTAAAAAACCATAACGCACTATTCATTAAGCCGTGAATTCGCGAACCTTTTCAACATAGCTTCGAACCGTTTCAACACTTAGAGGCTGACGTTGATGATCAAGTACCGTGGCACCAAATTCATCGGACAGCTTCTTAGCTGCGCTGT
The Pseudoalteromonas phenolica genome window above contains:
- the ligA gene encoding NAD-dependent DNA ligase LigA; protein product: MSESVVKQIDALKQQLEEYNYQYYVLDNPSVPDAEYDRVMRELMALEQANPELLSPDSPSQKVGGEALSKFSQVTHKVPMLSLDNAFDEAEFTAFNRRIQERLLVSESLDFCCEPKLDGLAVSILYKDGVLVQAATRGDGQVGENITENVKTIRNVPLRLRGDDIPAELEVRGEVFMDTAGFEKLNETAFAKGEKTFANPRNAAAGSLRQLDSKITAKRPLMFYAYSTGVVEGVELPDAHFEQLSKLKDWGFPMCPETRLVTGTTEVMAYYQDILERRASLAYEIDGVVIKVNRKDYQQQLGFVARAPRWAIAFKFPAQEEITQLLDVEFQVGRTGAITPVARLEPVFVGGVTVSNATLHNRDEIERLGVKVGDTVIIRRAGDVIPQVTQVVLDRRPDDAKDIVFPENCPVCDSHVERVEGEAVARCTGGLVCQAQRQQAIKHFASRKAFDIDGLGDKIVDQLVDRELIETPADLFTLKQGHFESLERMGPKSALNLVNALEAAKQTTLAKFLYALGIREVGEATAQNLANHYLTLEKVMAASTDDLQTVSDVGVVVAKHIHAFFNEPHNQAVVNALLEIGINWPQIEQKSADAQPLAGLTYVLTGTLSQLNRNDAKARLQALGAKVAGSVSKNTHALVAGEKAGSKLTKAQDLGIEILDEDALIALFAEHE